The Apium graveolens cultivar Ventura chromosome 6, ASM990537v1, whole genome shotgun sequence genome contains a region encoding:
- the LOC141666385 gene encoding uncharacterized protein LOC141666385: MQGSRFSRIASLTTDKTSWRIKVRLTRMWPGFNGTTGDFKGLNLIFLDDEKTHIHAYAGLEFCNGQDAEPTEGRLYSVSNFTVAESRFNHSPVSNKKCIFFQKYTKMERITKEDEMIPCHKFELVSLGCLHTRVGESRIFTDVIGVFEGPCTNSSRHTQKGIKNIFMFDIVDGSLRARVTVWDKLADQLRADVESLQGDAHIIIITGCKITTYNSMMQISSYGCSKYYIDLDYAVVHDLRRKFSLTHGAIDESEFIGVKFEETIKSYKVGDISNLRMKNMDEVGNKTFIHNFFARITMS; encoded by the exons ATGCAAGGTTCTCGCTTCAGTCGTATTGCTTCTTTGACAACAGATAAGACAAGTTGGAGAATCAAAGTACGCTTGACTAGGATGTGGCCTGGATTCAACGGCACAACGGGTGACTTCAAAGGCTTGAATCTCATATTCCTCGATGATgaa AAAACCCACATTCATGCTTATGCTGGTCTGGAATTTTGTAACGGTCAAGATGCGGAACCTACAGAAGGACGTCTTTACTCGGTTTCCAATTTTACTGTTGCGGAATCTAGGTTCAACCATTCCCCAGTTAGTAATAAAAAGTgtatatttttccaaaaatatacAAAGATGGAGCGGATAACAAAAGAGGATGAGATGATTCCCTGTCACAAGTTTGAATTAGTCTCTCTTGGATGTTTGCACACACGAGTCGGTGAATCGAGAATTTTTACAG ATGTTATTGGCGTTTTTGAGGGTCCATGTACAAATTCTTCGCGCCACACCCAAAAAGGAATAAAGAATATCTTCATGTTTGACATTGTTGACGGCAG cTTGCGAGCTAGGGTCACGGTGTGGGACAAACTTGCAGACCAATTACGTGCTGATGTAGAAAGTCTACAAGGTGATgctcatataataattattaccGGCTGCAAAATTACAACCTACAACA GTATGATGCAAATCAGTTCATATGGATGCTCGAAATACTATATAGATTTAGACTATGCAGTTGTACATGATCTACGTCGAAAGTTTTCACTCACACACGGCGCAATTGATGAATCTGAATTTATTGGAGTTAAATTTGAAGAAACCATTAAATCATATAAAGTGGGAGACATTAGCAATTTACGGATGAAAAATATGGATGAGGTTGGAAACAAAACCTTCATACATAATTTTTTTGCACGTATAACTATGTCATAA